From Macrobrachium rosenbergii isolate ZJJX-2024 chromosome 17, ASM4041242v1, whole genome shotgun sequence, one genomic window encodes:
- the LOC136847758 gene encoding U-scoloptoxin(16)-Er13a, with amino-acid sequence MGKVFLKTALILTLLGISLGALQRGIADTHPDHPGKCWDKESNKAYAEGETWPAKDSCAEFSCYTQGGDLYYQITTCGAVAPGPGCHLKPGPGRYPNCCPSIACN; translated from the exons ATGGGCAAAGTCTTCCTGAAGACGGCACTGATTTTAACACTGCTCGGCATCAGTTTGGGGGCGCTTCAAAGGGGCATAGCAGATACCCATCCAG ATCATCCAGGAAAATGCTGGGATAAAGAAAGCAATAAGGCGTACGCCGAAGGCGAAACCTGGCCGGCCAAAGACAGTTGTGCAGAGTTTTCTTGTTACACACAAGGCGGAGATCTGTATTACCAGATAACAAC CTGCGGAGCTGTTGCACCGGGGCCAGGTTGCCACCTAAAACCAGGTCCCGGCAGGTACCCCAATTGCTGCCCTTCCATTGCTTGCAATTAA